Proteins from one Oncorhynchus tshawytscha isolate Ot180627B unplaced genomic scaffold, Otsh_v2.0 Un_contig_9445_pilon_pilon, whole genome shotgun sequence genomic window:
- the LOC112240296 gene encoding gastrula zinc finger protein XlCGF57.1, protein MTVTVKEEEDVFGEEEGEMTVTVKEEEDVFGEKEEGEITVTLEDEEEQKTGDLINTSNYRERPDSHSDSRKSPSGEPDPETPKPVRRHHWSQCKKSFKWLWKLKSHDRTDTGGKTSQCSQCGKSFTRLGNLKRHERIHTGEKPFQCAQCGKSFTRLGSLKEHKIIHTGEKPFQCSRCGKGFRWLGNLKKHERTHTGEKLFQCSQCGKSFPQLGSLKEHERTHTGETSYHCSLCGKDFTKLRNLIKHTELHTGEKPFQCSQCGKGFTRLGNLKDHKRVHTGEKPFQCSQCGKSFTRLRSLNEHKLIHTGEKRFQCSQCGKGFTLLGSLKKHERTHTGEKPFQCSHCGKSFTQLGSLKVHERAHTGETSYHCSLCGKNFTKLGNLKKHKQLHTGEKPFQCSQCGKGFTRLGNLKDHKRVHTGEKPFQCSQCGKNFTWLGNLKKHERTHTGEKPFQCSKCGNSFKRLGSLKEHERTHTWETAYHCSMCGKNFTKLGNLNKHEKLHTGKKTFQCTQCGKGFTRLGNLKDHKRTHTREKPFQCSQCGKGFTQIGNLKRHEKIHTGEKSFHCPQCGKDFTQLVNLKRHERTHTVLTTTPGVGNSSKNRTENRVRTKTMKKQKPNRESK, encoded by the coding sequence gagagagaccagactctcACTCTGACAGCAGGAAGAGTCCTTCAGGGGAACCAGACCCAGAGACGCCCAAACCAGTGAGACGACATCACTGGTCCCAGTGTAAAAAGAGTTTTAAGTGGTTATGGAAGCTGAAAAGTCATGATAGAACAGACACAGGAGGGAAGACTTCacaatgctcccagtgtggaaagagttttacccggTTAGGGAACCTGAAaaggcatgagagaatacacacaggagagaaacctttccaATGTGCccaatgtggaaagagttttacacGGTTAGGGAGCCTGAAAGAACATAaaataatacacacaggagagaagcctttccaaTGCTCCCGGTGTGGAAAGGGCTTTAGGTGGTTAGGGAACCTGAAAAAgcatgagagaacacacacgggagagaaactgttccaatgctcccagtgtggaaagagttttccACAGTTAGGGAGCTTGAAGGAGCatgaaaggacacacacaggggagacatCTTACCATTGCTCCCTGTGTGGAAAGGATTTTACCAAGCTAAGGAACCTAATAAAACATACAGAattacacacaggagagaagcctttccaatgctcccagtgtgggaAGGGATTTACACGGTTAGGGAACCTGAAGGATCACAAAagagtacacacaggagagaagccgttccaatgttcccagtgtggaaagagttttacacGGTTACGGAGCCTGAACGAACATAAattaatacacacaggagagaagcgtttccaatgttcccagtgtggaaagggttttacccTGTTAGGGAGCCTGAAAAAgcatgagagaacacacacaggagaaaagccgtTCCAATGCTCCcattgtggaaagagttttacacaATTAGGGAGCTTGAAGGTGCATGAAAGGGCACACACAGGGGAGACATCTTACCATTGCTCTCTGTGTGGAAAGAATTTTACCAAGTTAGGGAACCTAAAAAAGCATAAACAattacacacaggagagaaacctttccaatgctcccagtgtgggaAGGGTTTTACACGGCTAGGGAACCTGAAGGATCATAAAagagtacacacaggagagaagccgttCCAATGTTCGCAGTGTGGAAAGAATTTTACATGGTTAGGAAACCTGAAAAAgcatgagagaacacacacaggagagaagccgttCCAATGCTCCAAGTGTGGAAATAGTTTTAAAAGGTTAGGGAGCCTGAAGGAGCATGAAAGGACACACACATGGGAGACAGCTTACCATTGCTCTATGTGTGGAAAGAATTTTACCAAGTTAGGGAACCTAAACAAACATGAAAAATTACACACAGGAAAGAAGACTTTCCAATGCACCCAGTGTGGAAAGGGCTTTACACGGCTAGGGAATCTGAAGGACCATAAAagaacacacacaagagagaagcctttccaatgctcccagtgtggaaagggttttacccAGATAGGGAACCTGAAAAGGCATGagaaaatacacacaggagagaagtctTTCCATTGTCCCCAGTGTGGAAAGGATTTTACCCAGTTGGTGAACCTGAAAAGgcatgagagaacacacacagtttTAACAACGACCCCAGGAGTTGGAAACAGTtcgaagaacagaacagaaaaccgCGTGAGAACAAAAACAATGAAGAAACAGAAACCGAACCGGGAAAGCAAGTGA